The Bacillus carboniphilus genome contains a region encoding:
- a CDS encoding DUF1878 family protein, whose amino-acid sequence MNQLEERIQTLEYYQQLFLQMIEGGAYPFYHLVIKKNVTKSEVEQLFSLCEDLEEELGKQRAQGYVVFTSLLTLFEKQLPTALPVDETMNSLKDQGLFVDLMTELMKWKHQ is encoded by the coding sequence ATGAATCAATTAGAGGAAAGAATTCAAACGCTTGAATACTATCAACAACTCTTTTTACAGATGATTGAAGGAGGGGCGTATCCATTCTATCATTTAGTTATTAAAAAGAATGTAACAAAAAGTGAAGTAGAACAACTATTCAGCCTTTGTGAAGATTTGGAGGAAGAGTTAGGGAAGCAAAGAGCGCAAGGCTACGTCGTATTCACGAGTCTCCTTACGCTTTTTGAAAAACAGTTACCCACAGCATTACCAGTGGATGAAACTATGAATTCTTTAAAGGATCAAGGGTTGTTTGTTGACTTAATGACTGAGCTTATGAAATGGAAACATCAGTGA
- a CDS encoding class I SAM-dependent methyltransferase, which yields MKAGQSSITSLITAYARAYHSQFDHPIIFDDFIAKDLVLEKETKNIRDNLVQNAQFFNKDLEGEKEEEILQWIIHVQLAPITLSRSAFCENILFNEVKGGVNQYLILGAGFDTFCFRYPEFKKALNVFEIDYPATQQFKKERLSHLDLESPSNLHFIPMDFTKGFSLQQLKKNGLYQTKTFSSLLGVSYYLTKNEFVTLFEEIFEYVPSGSSIVFDYADETLLEEKGLFNRVENMVKMAEVSGEPMKSCFSRNEIEEVLGNLDLLIYEHLTPQKINDRYFQNRSDRLSAFKPIHYLHAVKR from the coding sequence GTGAAAGCAGGTCAGTCTAGTATCACTTCATTGATTACAGCATATGCAAGAGCCTATCATAGTCAATTTGATCACCCAATTATATTCGATGATTTTATAGCTAAAGACTTAGTGCTTGAAAAAGAAACAAAGAATATTAGAGATAACCTTGTTCAAAACGCTCAGTTTTTTAATAAAGATTTAGAAGGTGAAAAGGAAGAGGAAATTTTACAGTGGATTATTCACGTTCAATTGGCACCAATTACGCTATCAAGATCGGCTTTCTGTGAAAATATATTATTTAATGAGGTGAAGGGCGGGGTAAATCAATACTTAATCCTCGGAGCAGGATTCGATACGTTTTGCTTTAGGTATCCTGAATTTAAAAAAGCTCTTAATGTATTTGAAATTGATTATCCAGCCACACAGCAATTTAAAAAGGAAAGACTTAGCCACCTTGATTTAGAATCACCAAGCAATCTTCACTTTATACCAATGGATTTTACGAAGGGATTTTCACTTCAACAACTTAAAAAAAATGGGTTATATCAAACAAAAACGTTTAGTAGTCTATTAGGTGTTTCCTATTATTTAACGAAAAATGAGTTTGTAACATTGTTCGAAGAGATTTTTGAATATGTACCTTCTGGAAGCTCGATTGTCTTTGATTATGCAGATGAAACCTTACTTGAAGAGAAAGGACTTTTTAATCGAGTGGAAAACATGGTGAAGATGGCTGAAGTTAGTGGTGAGCCAATGAAATCATGTTTTTCACGTAATGAAATAGAAGAGGTATTGGGGAATTTAGATTTATTGATTTATGAACATTTGACACCCCAAAAAATTAATGATCGTTATTTTCAAAATCGATCTGATCGTCTGTCAGCTTTTAAGCCTATCCACTATCTTCATGCTGTGAAGAGATAA
- a CDS encoding ATP-binding protein, giving the protein MKIKHIHIYGFGQFEDRKFTFQDQPFQVIYGENEAGKTTIISFIKAVLFGFPSKQTNLQRYIPKKGNKYGGTVKVETQSYETILIERIQGKLVEGDVTLYYEDGQRGGKEELANLIGNMTQSMYDALFGFHLEGVQNVHRLSKKEIGRYLLYASITESDRIWELESQLEKLMDDIYKPYGRKPPLNEKLVELEKLEKERLRIVKEEEKYQFIWLEKNRLKEELDTVKQSIVEKTVEKDRLVKYQESFPLLSEYQLTLTKQKQLPDIEINSKELDIVSSHKEDLGIIEEKLDYFKREQKLLDSQRRNLNLDNKYLNKEEEWNYIANHASSFLDKKQQLNDLIAERKVKEQQLKEQYYSIMGTTDLDETVLSIPTFFNKEKVKKLSTQGEQLSERKKWLDEQFEHASAKLQECEDHMDQIEQQRLSEKELNDLHHNLKELEDQMDTRSIHNQKHQTLISSVLFLLLGTVLIISSILNNQFLYVAIGVCVCLLSVFMLGKKPNKEIGSGKKVITEERLNELREKKHRHHHYTQQLELEKRQQTNVEKELDSIIAQFEKWEESFYNHRTQIENLLEEWNITQPLETEKIVDFYEEIEEVQILYKNVQSLKSQEKPLKDSLQQYQQMYKEISGQQLCEEVDLRKSLSERKEVQEQQKRKEYLLEQLENFTNQTRFYEEKKSELEKKINSRLQGLGSSSIEEFVELAKRSQQRKELTEKLFWLKEQLDLRGLNGQEELKEEDSLNKRITKIGLELNHLQAKMEELQERYSQTMFELKEMEKSETRSDMTMKVQQARAEVKELAKEWATYSTAKELIQQTLNEYRTKKIPELIQTITQFFIQVTSGVYTEVLLPEDQDSFMIKSHDGQLYYAYELSQATAEQLYVATKLALIQSFSQTINLPIVMDDLLVNYDCLRRRKIFRILKMMSEDHQILFFTCHQYDQEVIQLSSLCAEEA; this is encoded by the coding sequence TTGAAAATTAAACACATTCATATTTATGGATTTGGTCAGTTTGAAGATCGAAAGTTTACTTTTCAAGATCAACCATTCCAAGTGATTTATGGTGAAAATGAAGCTGGAAAGACAACCATCATTTCTTTTATTAAAGCGGTCTTATTTGGTTTTCCTTCTAAACAAACGAATTTACAAAGGTACATTCCGAAAAAAGGGAATAAGTACGGAGGAACAGTTAAGGTTGAAACTCAATCTTATGAAACTATTTTGATTGAGCGCATTCAAGGAAAATTAGTGGAGGGAGATGTAACCCTTTACTACGAAGATGGTCAAAGAGGTGGGAAAGAAGAATTAGCAAATTTAATAGGAAACATGACGCAGTCCATGTACGATGCCTTATTTGGATTTCACCTTGAAGGTGTACAAAATGTTCATCGTTTATCAAAGAAGGAAATTGGTCGGTATTTGCTTTATGCCAGTATTACAGAATCGGACCGAATATGGGAGCTAGAAAGTCAGTTAGAAAAGTTAATGGATGACATTTATAAACCTTACGGTAGAAAGCCCCCTTTAAATGAAAAATTAGTGGAGCTAGAAAAGCTAGAAAAAGAACGCTTACGAATAGTGAAGGAAGAAGAGAAATATCAGTTTATATGGTTAGAGAAGAATCGTTTAAAAGAAGAACTGGATACTGTTAAGCAATCAATCGTTGAAAAAACAGTCGAAAAAGATAGACTAGTGAAGTATCAAGAGTCTTTTCCTTTATTATCCGAATATCAATTGACTTTAACTAAACAAAAGCAATTACCTGATATCGAAATAAACAGCAAAGAATTAGATATAGTAAGTTCACACAAAGAAGATCTGGGAATCATCGAGGAAAAATTAGACTATTTTAAACGGGAACAAAAACTTTTAGATAGCCAAAGAAGGAATTTAAATCTTGATAATAAGTATTTGAATAAGGAGGAAGAATGGAATTATATAGCCAATCATGCATCTTCTTTTCTAGATAAAAAGCAGCAGTTAAACGATTTAATAGCTGAAAGAAAAGTAAAAGAACAACAATTAAAAGAACAATATTATTCTATTATGGGTACAACAGATTTGGATGAGACTGTTTTGTCCATCCCTACTTTTTTTAATAAAGAGAAAGTAAAAAAGCTGAGTACACAAGGAGAACAATTGTCTGAGCGAAAAAAATGGTTAGACGAACAGTTTGAACATGCATCTGCCAAGCTTCAAGAATGTGAAGATCATATGGACCAAATTGAACAGCAACGACTTTCCGAAAAAGAGCTGAACGATCTTCATCATAATTTAAAAGAGCTAGAAGATCAAATGGATACACGTAGTATACATAATCAAAAACATCAAACGCTTATCTCGAGTGTTCTTTTTCTCCTTTTAGGGACCGTGCTTATCATTTCTTCCATTCTAAATAATCAATTTCTTTATGTGGCAATTGGTGTATGTGTGTGTTTACTGTCGGTTTTTATGTTGGGGAAAAAACCCAATAAAGAAATAGGTAGTGGAAAAAAGGTGATAACAGAAGAGCGACTGAATGAGTTAAGAGAAAAAAAGCATCGCCATCATCACTATACACAACAGTTAGAGTTGGAAAAAAGGCAACAAACGAATGTAGAGAAAGAGTTAGATAGTATTATCGCTCAATTTGAAAAATGGGAAGAAAGCTTTTATAATCATCGAACTCAAATCGAAAATTTACTAGAAGAATGGAATATAACACAACCGCTAGAGACTGAAAAAATAGTAGATTTTTATGAAGAAATAGAAGAGGTTCAAATATTATATAAAAATGTGCAGTCTTTAAAGTCACAAGAGAAACCTTTAAAAGATTCTTTACAACAATATCAACAAATGTATAAAGAAATTTCAGGGCAACAACTGTGCGAAGAAGTTGATTTGCGTAAAAGTTTGTCGGAGAGAAAAGAAGTTCAGGAGCAACAGAAAAGGAAGGAGTATTTACTGGAGCAGCTAGAGAATTTTACGAATCAAACTCGCTTCTATGAAGAAAAAAAGAGCGAGCTTGAAAAGAAAATAAATAGTCGATTACAAGGGCTAGGCAGCTCTTCTATTGAAGAATTTGTTGAACTTGCGAAACGCAGTCAACAACGCAAAGAATTGACTGAAAAGCTGTTTTGGCTAAAAGAGCAATTAGATTTAAGAGGTTTAAATGGACAAGAAGAACTAAAAGAAGAAGATAGTCTAAATAAAAGAATAACAAAAATAGGGTTGGAATTAAATCATCTACAAGCAAAAATGGAAGAATTACAAGAACGTTATTCTCAAACAATGTTTGAATTAAAAGAGATGGAGAAATCAGAAACAAGATCAGATATGACAATGAAAGTTCAGCAGGCTAGAGCAGAAGTGAAAGAGTTAGCGAAGGAATGGGCAACCTATTCAACAGCCAAGGAACTAATACAACAAACATTAAATGAATATCGAACAAAAAAAATTCCAGAGCTGATACAAACGATTACCCAATTTTTTATTCAAGTCACTAGTGGTGTTTATACGGAAGTTTTACTTCCAGAAGATCAAGATTCATTCATGATAAAGAGTCATGATGGACAACTTTATTATGCGTATGAACTAAGTCAAGCAACAGCAGAACAGCTTTATGTGGCCACGAAACTGGCACTTATTCAGTCTTTTAGTCAAACGATTAACTTGCCCATTGTAATGGATGATCTTTTGGTCAATTATGATTGCTTAAGGAGGCGAAAAATTTTCCGTATTTTAAAAATGATGAGTGAAGATCATCAAATATTATTTTTTACTTGTCATCAATATGATCAAGAGGTAATTCAATTATCAAGTCTATGTGCAGAAGAAGCGTAA
- a CDS encoding ABC transporter permease, producing MNKFWIMLGHTYINKIRSKSMIISTLIMLVFIFGIVNIDKIIEIFDKEEVSKVVVLDSTGDLYKELTDQIQDDSIELILAENEKTEIEEQILAGEIEGMVEVNLQNGLPTATYYSESITNEEVFNTIDQALNQVKVKLATNQLGIGEDEVSSIFAPVPFKKVALGENAKTEAEVGQAIAIVYFILFLIYIFVVQYAAIIATEVATEKSSRVMEILVSSASPIQQMFAKILGIGLVSITQLLVLMTAGILSARNLVSQVSDQFSLSDLPFDIFIYGMIFFILGFLLYATLAAFLGALVSRTEDVQQVISPMMFLIVAAFIIAMTGIQNPESTFISVLSFIPFFSPMLMFLRVGMLSIPLWEIALSIGLLVGTIIILAIYGAKIYKGGVLMYRSTGVWKGIKEAMTISKES from the coding sequence ATGAATAAATTTTGGATTATGTTGGGACATACATATATAAATAAAATAAGAAGTAAATCAATGATTATTTCGACCCTCATTATGCTAGTTTTTATTTTTGGAATCGTAAACATTGATAAAATTATTGAAATATTTGATAAAGAAGAGGTAAGTAAAGTTGTTGTGTTAGATTCAACTGGAGATCTTTACAAGGAATTGACAGATCAAATTCAGGATGATTCAATCGAACTAATATTAGCTGAAAACGAAAAAACAGAAATTGAAGAACAGATTTTAGCTGGTGAGATAGAAGGAATGGTAGAGGTTAATCTGCAAAATGGGCTACCAACTGCAACTTACTACTCAGAATCAATAACTAATGAAGAAGTGTTTAATACGATTGACCAAGCCCTAAATCAAGTGAAGGTGAAATTAGCAACGAACCAATTAGGAATTGGTGAAGATGAAGTATCCAGTATATTTGCTCCAGTTCCTTTTAAAAAAGTGGCTTTAGGAGAAAATGCTAAAACAGAAGCAGAGGTCGGGCAAGCCATAGCGATTGTCTATTTTATCTTATTTTTAATTTATATTTTTGTGGTTCAATATGCGGCAATCATTGCAACTGAGGTCGCGACTGAAAAATCTTCGCGGGTGATGGAAATTCTCGTATCGAGTGCTTCGCCAATACAACAAATGTTCGCAAAAATTTTAGGGATAGGACTTGTTAGTATTACACAACTCCTAGTCTTAATGACAGCAGGAATACTATCTGCTAGAAATCTTGTATCACAAGTAAGTGATCAATTTTCCTTATCGGATTTGCCCTTCGATATTTTTATTTATGGAATGATCTTCTTTATTCTAGGTTTTTTATTGTATGCAACATTGGCCGCCTTTCTTGGAGCCCTTGTTAGTCGAACAGAAGATGTTCAACAAGTCATCTCACCCATGATGTTTTTAATAGTTGCCGCATTTATCATTGCCATGACAGGAATTCAAAATCCAGAATCAACGTTTATTTCTGTTTTATCATTTATTCCATTCTTTTCACCGATGCTGATGTTTTTAAGAGTAGGGATGTTGAGTATTCCTTTATGGGAAATTGCTCTTTCGATCGGACTTCTAGTTGGAACTATAATCATATTAGCTATCTATGGTGCAAAGATATACAAAGGAGGAGTGTTAATGTATCGCTCTACAGGAGTATGGAAAGGAATAAAAGAGGCTATGACGATTTCAAAGGAGTCATAA
- the yhaM gene encoding 3'-5' exoribonuclease YhaM, translating into MTVKGVRQFEVGEQVNLPLLVKSQSKGIASNGKPYLTLMLQDKSGEIEAKLWDASSSDEEMYKPKSIVIVFGDIHHYKGRYQLKIRTIRVANTSDHISVGDLVETAPLAKDEMMETITQAIFDMKNSTIQRMTRHLLKKHQSAFMEFPAATKNHHEFVSGLAYHVVSMLNLAKSICDLYPSLNRDLLYSGVILHDLGKVIELSGPIATSYTIEGNLLGHISIMVNEIKEAAKELELENEEEVMVLQHIVLSHHGKAEWGSPKPPMVKEAEILHYIDNIDAKMNMFDKELEHVKPGEFSDRVFALDNRSFYKPNF; encoded by the coding sequence ATGACCGTTAAAGGTGTTAGGCAGTTTGAAGTAGGAGAACAAGTAAACCTTCCTTTACTAGTGAAATCTCAATCAAAAGGCATTGCTAGCAATGGAAAGCCATATTTAACATTAATGCTACAAGATAAATCTGGTGAGATTGAGGCGAAGCTATGGGATGCTTCTTCTTCTGATGAAGAAATGTATAAGCCGAAGAGCATTGTTATTGTCTTTGGTGATATTCATCATTATAAAGGACGATATCAATTAAAAATACGTACAATCCGAGTGGCAAACACTTCTGATCATATTTCTGTTGGTGATTTAGTCGAAACAGCACCATTAGCCAAAGATGAAATGATGGAGACGATTACTCAAGCTATTTTTGATATGAAAAATTCAACGATACAACGAATGACCCGTCATTTACTGAAAAAACATCAATCTGCTTTTATGGAATTCCCAGCTGCAACGAAAAACCATCATGAATTTGTTTCGGGATTAGCGTACCATGTGGTTTCCATGCTTAATTTAGCTAAATCAATATGTGACTTATATCCTTCGTTAAATCGTGATTTATTATATTCGGGAGTGATTTTGCACGACTTAGGAAAAGTTATTGAACTTTCAGGGCCAATTGCGACTTCGTATACGATTGAAGGAAATTTGTTGGGCCACATCTCTATTATGGTGAATGAAATTAAAGAGGCAGCAAAAGAGCTAGAACTGGAAAATGAGGAAGAAGTGATGGTTCTACAGCATATTGTCTTATCTCATCATGGTAAAGCAGAATGGGGCAGTCCTAAGCCACCTATGGTAAAGGAAGCAGAAATTCTTCACTATATTGATAACATTGATGCAAAAATGAATATGTTTGATAAAGAGTTAGAGCATGTTAAACCCGGTGAGTTCTCCGACCGTGTATTCGCTTTAGATAACCGCTCTTTTTATAAACCTAATTTTTAA
- a CDS encoding metallophosphoesterase family protein translates to MKKIVVLRRRLAIRQGFERLKDENIPVYIVHGNHDFTGGRWSRIEWPENVHVFSDRKVEAKDVYKDEQLVATLYGYSYPKKAVYEPIVDSYIKQSNAPFHIGLLHGSDGSQGHHPYCPFTVKQLLHKEFDYWALGHIHKRQFLHKTEPFITYPGNIQGRHRKETGNKGVYVVEMSKLETTLHFYQTSLIHFEKEEIHVESMQTIDDLITKIDLVKQRLKDHNHNTIIEIDLRGKAAFYYEMMEQGELDDVVEYINAPERDQESVVWLSKIHLHITPPDDEDNQGGFYSDIKKMTSDDQVLKKALQSYEKHPFFRKLDLHFSEEEKQEIVEDASRRLQYFLNRG, encoded by the coding sequence ATGAAGAAAATCGTAGTCTTAAGGCGCAGGCTTGCCATTAGACAAGGGTTTGAACGCTTAAAGGATGAAAATATTCCAGTCTATATCGTTCACGGGAATCATGATTTTACTGGAGGAAGATGGAGTAGAATCGAATGGCCGGAAAACGTCCATGTATTTTCAGATCGAAAAGTAGAAGCGAAAGATGTGTATAAAGACGAACAGTTAGTTGCGACCCTTTATGGATATAGTTATCCGAAAAAAGCAGTGTATGAGCCTATCGTTGACTCTTATATAAAGCAATCTAATGCTCCATTTCACATTGGATTACTTCATGGAAGTGATGGAAGCCAAGGCCATCATCCATATTGTCCATTTACGGTAAAGCAATTGTTACATAAAGAATTTGATTATTGGGCTCTCGGTCATATTCATAAACGACAATTTCTTCACAAAACGGAGCCTTTTATTACTTACCCGGGAAATATTCAAGGGAGACATCGCAAAGAAACAGGAAATAAAGGGGTCTATGTTGTCGAAATGTCTAAACTTGAAACAACCCTCCATTTTTATCAAACGAGCCTCATTCACTTTGAAAAAGAAGAAATACACGTTGAATCTATGCAAACAATTGATGATCTTATCACCAAAATAGATCTTGTTAAACAACGTTTAAAAGACCATAATCATAATACCATAATAGAGATCGACTTAAGAGGTAAAGCGGCTTTTTATTACGAAATGATGGAACAGGGAGAACTTGATGATGTCGTTGAATATATTAATGCACCTGAACGAGATCAAGAATCTGTTGTATGGTTGTCGAAGATCCACTTACATATTACCCCTCCTGACGATGAGGACAATCAGGGCGGTTTTTATTCAGATATAAAAAAAATGACAAGTGACGACCAAGTATTGAAAAAAGCGCTTCAAAGTTACGAAAAACATCCTTTCTTTAGAAAACTAGACTTACATTTCTCAGAAGAAGAAAAACAAGAAATTGTTGAAGATGCCTCAAGGCGACTACAATATTTCCTGAATAGGGGGTGA
- a CDS encoding DUF3267 domain-containing protein — MNCWKTINLSKDIGLYKIYFLSLIVMFFSFIAVYLPLNLIFQGIHLREDNFIYLVLFFIVLVPIHKLLHILPLWLRFQKVNIQVKWSNMFIPIFRTKACRAVTKRLLLISLMTPFIVISILFMACIILFPNYFHYFSIALAFHIGCCVPDFVCINQMIRAPRFCMIEEVEDGYDILVRQ; from the coding sequence ATGAACTGTTGGAAAACAATAAACTTATCTAAAGATATTGGACTTTATAAAATATATTTTTTATCTTTAATCGTTATGTTTTTTAGCTTTATCGCAGTTTATCTTCCTCTTAATCTAATTTTTCAGGGCATTCATTTAAGAGAGGATAACTTTATTTATTTAGTATTATTTTTTATTGTACTAGTACCTATACACAAATTACTTCATATTTTACCTTTATGGCTTCGATTCCAAAAGGTAAATATTCAAGTTAAATGGTCTAATATGTTTATTCCTATTTTTCGAACAAAAGCATGCCGAGCTGTTACGAAAAGATTGTTACTTATTTCTTTAATGACTCCATTTATTGTGATATCTATTTTGTTTATGGCTTGCATCATTTTGTTCCCAAATTATTTTCATTACTTTAGCATTGCCCTAGCCTTTCATATCGGTTGTTGTGTTCCTGATTTTGTTTGTATTAACCAAATGATTAGAGCACCGAGATTTTGTATGATTGAGGAAGTTGAGGATGGGTACGACATACTGGTGAGACAATAA
- a CDS encoding ABC transporter ATP-binding protein: MTLKITEVTKKFGNFTAVDNLSLKIPEGQIFGFLGANGAGKTTTFRMVISLLKPTYGKIEWNGRKINEQLVNQIGYLPEERGLYPKLKVIDQIVYLGRLKGMKKREIEKHLEEWLKRFKISEYKHKRVEELSKGNQQKIQFIAAVIHQPKILILDEPFSGLDPVNVELLKKAVIDLKEKGTTIVFSSHRMEHVEELCEYLCIMQKGSPIVHGNLKKIKNDYGKKTVFVQGEFDYHFLKEFPGVTRYKESGTGIELLVENQALSQSILSEVHKKGFVHTFKLKEPSLNDIFIDKVGASYE, encoded by the coding sequence TTGACTTTAAAAATAACAGAAGTGACAAAAAAGTTTGGTAATTTTACAGCTGTTGACAATCTATCGCTAAAAATTCCAGAAGGTCAAATATTCGGATTTTTAGGGGCGAATGGAGCAGGAAAAACAACGACCTTTAGGATGGTCATTAGTTTATTAAAACCAACGTATGGGAAAATAGAATGGAATGGTAGGAAAATTAATGAGCAACTTGTTAATCAGATAGGGTATTTACCAGAAGAGAGGGGGTTGTACCCAAAGTTAAAAGTGATTGACCAAATCGTTTATTTAGGACGATTAAAGGGAATGAAAAAAAGAGAGATCGAAAAGCATCTTGAGGAATGGCTAAAGCGATTTAAAATTTCAGAATATAAACATAAACGAGTAGAAGAACTCTCTAAAGGTAATCAACAAAAAATTCAGTTTATTGCTGCAGTTATTCATCAGCCTAAAATATTGATATTAGATGAACCTTTTAGTGGCTTAGATCCCGTAAATGTAGAGTTACTTAAGAAAGCAGTAATTGATTTAAAAGAAAAAGGAACGACGATTGTTTTTTCTAGTCATCGCATGGAGCATGTAGAAGAATTGTGTGAATATTTATGTATTATGCAAAAAGGTTCTCCTATTGTTCATGGAAATTTAAAGAAAATAAAAAATGACTATGGAAAAAAGACTGTTTTTGTGCAAGGGGAATTTGATTATCATTTTTTAAAGGAGTTCCCTGGTGTTACACGATATAAGGAATCAGGAACTGGAATTGAGTTATTAGTAGAAAATCAAGCACTGTCTCAATCCATTTTATCAGAGGTTCATAAGAAAGGATTTGTTCACACGTTTAAACTGAAGGAGCCTTCATTAAACGATATTTTTATTGATAAGGTAGGTGCTTCTTATGAATAA
- a CDS encoding HTH-type transcriptional regulator Hpr, giving the protein MKRTMDEYSVKEALIFSQRVAQLSKALWKSIEKDWQNWIKPYDLNINEHHILWIAYHLKGATISEIAKFGVMHVSTAFNFSKKLEERGYLVFSKKENDKRNTYIELTETGEKLLLEILEVYEPSRNSVFKGAVPLKNIYGKFPEIIEVMSIIRSIYGEDFMDIFERTFDNIEKEFVEENGKLYKSSDLNEQPSITDVSIS; this is encoded by the coding sequence ATGAAAAGAACGATGGATGAATACTCAGTTAAAGAAGCATTAATATTTAGTCAGCGGGTTGCTCAACTTAGTAAAGCGTTATGGAAATCAATTGAAAAAGATTGGCAAAACTGGATTAAACCGTATGATTTAAACATCAATGAACATCATATCCTATGGATCGCATATCACTTAAAAGGAGCTACCATTTCTGAAATAGCTAAATTTGGAGTAATGCATGTTTCAACTGCTTTTAACTTCTCAAAAAAACTCGAAGAAAGGGGTTATCTTGTATTCTCTAAGAAAGAAAATGATAAACGCAACACCTATATTGAATTAACAGAAACTGGAGAAAAGTTGTTGCTAGAAATATTGGAAGTATATGAACCAAGTCGAAACTCTGTCTTTAAAGGTGCTGTCCCTCTTAAAAATATTTATGGTAAATTTCCAGAAATCATCGAGGTGATGAGTATCATTCGAAGCATTTATGGAGAAGACTTCATGGATATATTTGAAAGAACTTTTGATAATATAGAAAAAGAATTCGTGGAGGAAAATGGGAAGTTATATAAATCTTCTGACTTAAATGAGCAACCATCCATCACTGATGTTTCCATTTCATAA
- a CDS encoding YtxH domain-containing protein, giving the protein MSKKNFLYGLFLGTIVSGVSVLLSTSKSGKDTREAVKEKSLKINEITNQLNGDIRNISNQLKTVSKESKIILQEVSEDIQKSVASWQKDIKPNKQSIEINLKKIEKDLQSLEKFIKR; this is encoded by the coding sequence ATGTCTAAGAAAAATTTTTTATATGGATTGTTTTTAGGAACAATCGTTAGTGGCGTATCCGTTTTGTTATCAACATCTAAATCTGGAAAAGACACACGAGAAGCGGTAAAAGAAAAATCTTTAAAAATAAATGAAATAACAAATCAATTAAACGGTGACATAAGAAACATTTCAAACCAATTAAAAACGGTATCTAAAGAAAGTAAAATCATCCTACAAGAAGTATCTGAAGATATACAAAAATCGGTTGCCTCATGGCAAAAAGATATTAAACCAAATAAACAATCCATTGAAATAAACCTTAAAAAAATTGAAAAAGACCTCCAGTCATTAGAAAAATTCATTAAAAGATAA
- a CDS encoding sporulation YhaL family protein → MLTLPWWVYFCIVGILFSGYMAFTNFKKEQEIDEAFIEKEGEIYIERMEKEREQRKKKAQTKGA, encoded by the coding sequence TTGCTTACTCTGCCTTGGTGGGTATATTTCTGTATTGTTGGAATTCTTTTTAGCGGATATATGGCATTTACTAATTTTAAAAAAGAGCAAGAAATAGATGAAGCCTTTATCGAAAAAGAAGGAGAAATCTACATCGAACGCATGGAAAAAGAACGTGAACAAAGAAAGAAAAAAGCACAAACAAAAGGAGCGTAA